The genomic window CGCCCAGTACGTCGTGCAGTTCGTCCTGGCTCCATCGCGAGGCCGACCGCACGGTCGTCTCCACGGCCGGTGCCGACATCACGTCGATCCGATCACCGTATGCCACCAGCACACGTCCGGTGATCGGCTCGGCGACAGGCGAGGCGAGATAGACGACGAGTGGCGTGACGTGGTCGACGGACAGCGGGTCGTCGCCCGTTCGCGGTCCCGGACCGAACACGTCACCGGTCATCTCGGTTCGGGCACGAGGACAGATAGCATTGGCACGCACACCGAACGAGCCGCAGCCCCGCGCCGTCGACACCGTCAGCGCGACGACACCCGCCTTCGACGCCGCATAGTTGGCCGCACCCGGCGGTCCGGACGCATAGGCCTCCGACGACGTGTTGACGATGCGGGCGTACACCGGCTCGCCGGTCTGTTTCGCCCGGCGCCGCCAGTGGTCGGTCGCAGCCCGAGTGGTGAGGAACGTGCCCCGCAGATTGACCCGGAGCACTGCATCCCATTCGTCGGCGGACATGTTGAATACCATGCGATCCCGGATGATCCCCGCATTGTTCACCAGGATGTCGAGGCTGCCGAACTCCTCGACCGCCACTGCGACGAGCCGATCTGCGGTGGCTTGCTCGCCGACGTCGCCATAGCAGGTCACGGCATTGCCGCCGGCGTCACGGATCGCCGCGGCGACGGACTCGAGGCGTTCACCCCGTGCGTTGATCACGACATTCGCACCGGCTTCCGCCAGGGCGAGGGCCTCGGCCGCGCCGAGACCCTCACTGGCTCCGGTGACGATTGCGGTGCGCCCCGCGAGCGGTCGTGACCTACTCATCGCGACTCCCGTGGCAACCCGAGGATCTGCTCGGAGATGACGTTGAGCTGGATCTCGAGGGTGCCGCCACCGATCAGCAGTTTCGGCGTCGCG from Prescottella sp. R16 includes these protein-coding regions:
- a CDS encoding SDR family NAD(P)-dependent oxidoreductase codes for the protein MSRSRPLAGRTAIVTGASEGLGAAEALALAEAGANVVINARGERLESVAAAIRDAGGNAVTCYGDVGEQATADRLVAVAVEEFGSLDILVNNAGIIRDRMVFNMSADEWDAVLRVNLRGTFLTTRAATDHWRRRAKQTGEPVYARIVNTSSEAYASGPPGAANYAASKAGVVALTVSTARGCGSFGVRANAICPRARTEMTGDVFGPGPRTGDDPLSVDHVTPLVVYLASPVAEPITGRVLVAYGDRIDVMSAPAVETTVRSASRWSQDELHDVLGGCLSPPPTETTPVVIR